From Caballeronia insecticola, a single genomic window includes:
- the thpR gene encoding RNA 2',3'-cyclic phosphodiesterase: protein MTDTRPDRESHSHSHPTDSLFFALYPDDAAALCIGDLAARIRVEHKLKARAMPADRLHVTLHYLGAFAGVPADLVGRARTAASKIALPPVEIVLDRIESFSGRRAKRPLVLAGDVTEPLSTLEQSLGAALDNAGIPLKRHPHFTPHVTLLYDERRIARQPVAPVKWTAREFALVRSLLGQSRYEVLARWPLTS, encoded by the coding sequence ATGACCGACACCCGGCCTGACCGTGAATCGCACTCGCACTCACACCCCACCGACTCGCTCTTCTTCGCCCTCTATCCCGACGATGCCGCCGCCTTATGCATCGGCGACCTTGCGGCGCGTATACGCGTCGAGCACAAGCTGAAGGCGAGGGCGATGCCCGCCGATCGTCTTCACGTCACGCTGCATTATCTGGGCGCCTTCGCGGGCGTCCCCGCCGACCTCGTAGGTCGGGCGCGCACCGCCGCTTCGAAGATCGCGCTTCCGCCGGTCGAAATCGTCCTCGACCGCATCGAAAGCTTCTCCGGCCGACGCGCCAAACGTCCGCTGGTTCTCGCAGGCGATGTCACCGAGCCACTTTCCACGCTCGAACAATCCCTCGGCGCCGCCCTCGACAACGCCGGCATCCCTCTCAAACGCCACCCCCACTTCACGCCGCACGTGACGCTGCTCTACGACGAGCGGCGCATCGCGCGCCAGCCCGTCGCGCCCGTCAAATGGACCGCGCGCGAGTTCGCGCTCGTGCGCAGCCTGCTCGGTCAATCGCGATACGAAGTGCTCGCCCGCTGGCCGCTCACGTCTTAA
- the guaA gene encoding glutamine-hydrolyzing GMP synthase: MHDKILILDFGSQVTQLIARRIRESHVYSEIHPYDVDETFIREFAPKGIILSGGPNSVTEAKSPRAPQIVFDLGVPVLGICYGMQTMADQLGGKVELGNVREFGYAEVQALNHTGFLEGIEDFKNEKSDSMLKVWMSHGDKVVDLPAGFKLMASTPSCPIAAMADDDRRFYGLQWHPEVTHTVQGRAMLERFVLGLCGAKADWEMGHYIDEAVEKIREQVGNEHVILGLSGGVDSSVAAALLHRAIGDQLTCVFVDHGLLRQDEAKQVMSTFADHLGVKVIHVDASEAFLQKLAGVTDPEAKRKIIGAEFVEVFDAESNKLADAKWLAQGTIYPDVIESAGKGKKGAHTIKSHHNVGGLPETLNLKLLEPLRELFKDEVRELGVKLGLPPAMVYRHPFPGPGLGVRILGEVKREYADLLRHADAIFIETLRNTIDKETGKSWYDLTSQAFAVFLPVKSVGVMGDGRTYEYVVALRAVQTLDFMTAHWAHLPHDLLGHVSNRIINEVRGINRVVYDISGKPPATIEWE; this comes from the coding sequence ATGCACGACAAAATCCTGATTCTCGATTTCGGCTCCCAAGTCACCCAGTTGATCGCCCGGCGCATCCGCGAGTCGCACGTCTACTCGGAAATCCATCCGTACGACGTCGACGAGACGTTCATCCGCGAATTCGCGCCGAAGGGCATCATTTTGTCGGGCGGGCCGAACTCGGTCACCGAGGCGAAGTCGCCGCGCGCGCCGCAGATCGTCTTCGATCTCGGCGTGCCGGTGCTCGGCATTTGCTACGGCATGCAGACGATGGCCGATCAGCTCGGCGGCAAGGTCGAACTCGGCAACGTGCGCGAATTCGGCTATGCGGAAGTGCAGGCGCTGAATCACACGGGCTTTCTGGAAGGTATCGAGGACTTCAAAAACGAGAAGTCGGACTCGATGCTCAAGGTGTGGATGAGCCACGGCGACAAGGTTGTCGATCTGCCGGCGGGTTTCAAGCTGATGGCCTCGACGCCGTCGTGCCCGATCGCCGCCATGGCCGACGACGACCGTCGCTTCTACGGTCTGCAATGGCATCCGGAAGTCACGCACACGGTGCAGGGCCGCGCGATGCTCGAGCGTTTCGTGCTCGGGCTGTGCGGCGCGAAGGCCGACTGGGAGATGGGTCATTACATCGACGAGGCGGTCGAGAAAATTCGCGAGCAGGTCGGCAACGAGCACGTGATTCTCGGCCTGTCGGGCGGCGTGGATTCGTCGGTGGCGGCGGCGCTCTTGCATCGCGCGATCGGCGATCAGCTGACGTGCGTGTTCGTCGATCACGGCTTGCTGCGTCAGGACGAAGCGAAGCAGGTGATGTCGACGTTTGCGGATCACCTGGGCGTGAAGGTGATTCACGTCGATGCGAGCGAGGCGTTCCTGCAGAAGCTCGCGGGCGTGACCGATCCTGAGGCTAAGCGAAAGATCATTGGCGCGGAGTTCGTCGAAGTGTTCGATGCGGAGTCCAACAAGCTCGCCGATGCCAAATGGCTTGCGCAGGGCACGATCTATCCGGACGTGATCGAATCGGCGGGCAAGGGCAAGAAGGGCGCGCATACGATCAAGAGCCATCACAATGTCGGCGGCTTGCCGGAGACGTTGAATCTGAAGCTGCTCGAACCGCTGCGCGAGCTTTTCAAGGACGAAGTGCGCGAACTCGGCGTGAAGCTCGGATTGCCGCCCGCGATGGTCTATCGTCATCCGTTCCCGGGTCCGGGTCTGGGCGTGCGGATTCTCGGCGAAGTGAAGCGCGAATACGCCGACCTGCTGCGCCACGCGGACGCGATTTTCATCGAGACGCTGCGCAATACCATCGACAAGGAAACGGGCAAGTCGTGGTACGACCTCACGAGTCAGGCGTTCGCGGTATTCCTGCCGGTGAAGAGTGTCGGCGTGATGGGCGATGGCCGGACGTATGAATATGTCGTCGCGCTGCGCGCGGTGCAGACGCTGGACTTCATGACCGCGCATTGGGCGCATCTGCCGCATGATCTGCTCGGGCATGTGAGCAATCGGATCATTAATGAAGTGCGGGGGATTAATCGGGTGGTGTATGACATCTCTGGGAAGCCGCCTGCGACGATTGAGTGGGAGTGA
- the guaB gene encoding IMP dehydrogenase produces MRLIQKALTFDDVLLVPAFSSVLPRDTSLKSQLTRNISLNMPLVSAAMDTVTEGRLAIAMAQMGGIGIVHKNLTAKEQAREVAKVKRFESGVVRDPITVPPQMRVRDVIALTQQHGISGFPVVEGAQLIGIVTNRDLRFEERMDEPVRNIMTPRERLVTVKEGTPLAEAKALMHSHRLERVLVVNEAFELRGLMTVKDITKQTENPDACKDEDGKLRVGAAVGVGPDNEERVELLAAAGVDVIVVDTAHGHSQGVLERVRWVKQNYPRVQVIGGNIATADAAKALVEYGADAVKVGIGPGSICTTRIVAGVGVPQITAIANVSEALRGSGVPVVADGGVRFSGDVSKALAAGANVVMMGSMLAGTEESPGDVFLYQGRQYKSYRGMGSVGAMKDGAADRYFQDNSANIDKLVPEGIEGRVAYKGSVNAILFQIVGGVRASMGYCGCRTISEMHEKAEFVQITAAGMRESHVHDVQITKEAPNYHVD; encoded by the coding sequence ATGCGTCTGATCCAGAAAGCACTCACGTTCGATGACGTGCTCCTCGTGCCCGCGTTCTCCAGCGTTCTCCCGCGCGACACCAGCTTGAAATCACAGCTGACTCGCAATATTTCCCTGAACATGCCTCTCGTGTCCGCAGCCATGGACACCGTCACCGAAGGCCGGCTCGCCATCGCGATGGCGCAAATGGGCGGCATCGGCATCGTCCACAAGAATCTCACCGCCAAGGAACAGGCTCGCGAAGTCGCGAAAGTGAAGCGCTTCGAGTCCGGCGTCGTGCGCGACCCGATCACGGTGCCGCCGCAAATGCGCGTGCGCGACGTGATCGCGCTCACGCAGCAGCACGGCATTTCGGGCTTTCCGGTGGTGGAAGGCGCGCAGTTGATCGGCATCGTCACGAATCGCGACCTGCGTTTCGAAGAGCGGATGGACGAGCCGGTGCGCAACATCATGACGCCGCGCGAGCGTCTCGTGACGGTCAAGGAAGGCACGCCGCTCGCCGAGGCGAAAGCGCTGATGCACAGCCATCGCCTGGAACGCGTGCTCGTGGTCAACGAAGCGTTCGAACTGCGCGGCCTGATGACCGTGAAAGACATCACGAAGCAGACCGAAAATCCGGACGCGTGCAAGGATGAAGACGGCAAGCTGCGAGTGGGCGCGGCGGTCGGCGTGGGCCCGGACAACGAAGAGCGCGTCGAACTGCTCGCGGCGGCGGGCGTTGACGTGATCGTCGTCGATACGGCGCACGGGCATAGCCAGGGCGTGCTCGAACGCGTGCGCTGGGTCAAGCAGAACTATCCGCGCGTGCAGGTCATCGGCGGCAATATCGCGACGGCGGATGCGGCGAAGGCACTCGTCGAGTACGGCGCGGACGCGGTCAAGGTCGGCATCGGCCCGGGTTCGATCTGCACGACGCGGATCGTCGCGGGCGTGGGCGTGCCACAGATCACGGCGATCGCCAACGTGTCGGAAGCGCTGCGCGGCAGCGGCGTGCCGGTCGTCGCGGACGGCGGCGTGCGCTTTTCGGGCGACGTCTCCAAGGCGCTCGCGGCAGGCGCGAACGTCGTCATGATGGGCAGCATGCTCGCGGGCACCGAAGAATCGCCGGGCGACGTGTTTCTGTATCAGGGCCGCCAGTATAAGTCGTACCGCGGCATGGGCTCGGTCGGCGCGATGAAGGACGGCGCAGCGGACCGCTACTTCCAGGACAACTCGGCGAACATCGACAAGCTGGTGCCGGAAGGGATCGAAGGCCGCGTTGCCTACAAGGGCTCGGTGAACGCGATTCTGTTCCAGATCGTCGGCGGCGTGCGGGCGAGCATGGGCTATTGCGGTTGCCGCACCATCAGCGAAATGCACGAGAAGGCGGAATTCGTGCAGATCACCGCGGCCGGCATGCGCGAGTCGCACGTGCATGACGTGCAGATCACGAAGGAAGCGCCGAACTATCACGTCGACTGA
- the ddpX gene encoding D-alanyl-D-alanine dipeptidase, protein MTQSRLLHITPETHHVQIDLVYATDRNFTGKPIYRAQHCLLLEPAEAALRRAVAIARSIGMTLKIFDAYRPPQAQKVLWDFLPDPTFIAELGRGSNHSRGTAIDLTLVDDAGRELDMGTGFDAMVVESEHFHDGLPEHVQRNRTLLLGVMHGAGFTHIKSEWWHYELPGSRELALIDNEDSGPLRLM, encoded by the coding sequence ATGACCCAATCCCGTCTGCTGCATATCACGCCCGAAACCCATCACGTCCAGATCGATCTCGTCTACGCGACCGACCGCAACTTCACCGGCAAGCCCATCTACCGGGCCCAGCACTGCCTGCTGCTGGAGCCCGCCGAAGCCGCGTTGCGCCGGGCCGTCGCGATCGCGCGCAGCATCGGCATGACGCTCAAAATCTTCGACGCCTATCGCCCGCCGCAAGCGCAAAAAGTGCTGTGGGACTTTCTGCCCGATCCGACGTTCATCGCCGAACTCGGGCGCGGCTCGAACCACAGCCGCGGCACGGCAATCGACCTGACGCTCGTCGATGACGCCGGCCGCGAACTCGACATGGGCACCGGATTCGATGCGATGGTCGTCGAATCCGAGCATTTCCATGACGGCCTGCCGGAACACGTGCAACGCAACCGCACGTTGCTGCTCGGCGTGATGCACGGCGCGGGCTTCACGCACATCAAGAGCGAGTGGTGGCATTACGAATTGCCAGGCTCGCGCGAACTTGCTCTGATCGACAACGAAGACAGCGGCCCGCTGCGGCTGATGTAA